One region of uncultured Sulfurimonas sp. genomic DNA includes:
- a CDS encoding ABC-F family ATP-binding cassette domain-containing protein, with translation MVLVQNLIMRFGSRILFQDINLKLDRHKRYGLIGANGAGKTTFLKILSGQIDEYEGDIVIENGLKVGVLGQNQYAFENYTIADAVLFGNKRLYDAIKEKEELYMTGDFEDDATNNRLADLEVICVEEDPTYEYDVNIAKILENVGIPADEHQNLMSTLDSADKFKVLLAQVLYPKPDVLFLDEPTNNLDIETISWLENELKRHEGTLVVISHDRHFLNSVVTNILDVDYQKIREFTGTYDDWYIAANVIAKQNELNNAKKEKEKDELEAFVRRFSANASKAKQATSRQKKLDKLVIEDIKPSSRRDPSIVFKAKRVMGDEALNIIGINHTYPDGTEVLKDINLKFDPDEKVALIGPNGAGKTTLLKIIMEEMKPSSGEVHWGATIENSYFPQDTADTIKGDGTLYDWLRAFDPKRDIAEIRNCLGRMLFNGEQQEKSVVSISGGEKHRMMLSKMMLEGGNFLVLDEPSNHLDLEAIVALGEALLDFKGNVICVSHDRELLDAFASRIIEIHADGSVTDFKGSYEEYAQTKEK, from the coding sequence ATGGTATTAGTACAAAATTTAATAATGCGCTTTGGAAGTAGAATTTTATTTCAAGACATTAATCTCAAACTTGACCGTCATAAAAGATATGGACTTATCGGAGCAAACGGTGCAGGAAAAACAACTTTTTTAAAAATCCTAAGTGGTCAAATCGATGAATACGAGGGTGATATAGTAATAGAAAATGGACTAAAAGTAGGAGTTCTTGGACAAAATCAATATGCTTTTGAAAACTACACAATTGCAGATGCAGTTCTATTTGGTAACAAAAGACTCTACGATGCTATAAAAGAAAAAGAAGAACTCTACATGACAGGTGACTTTGAAGACGACGCTACAAATAATCGTCTTGCAGATTTAGAAGTAATCTGCGTTGAAGAAGATCCAACTTATGAGTATGATGTAAACATAGCAAAAATTCTTGAAAATGTTGGTATTCCAGCAGATGAGCACCAAAATTTAATGAGCACACTAGATAGTGCTGATAAATTTAAAGTTTTACTAGCTCAAGTTTTATACCCTAAACCAGATGTACTATTCCTTGATGAGCCAACAAATAACCTTGATATTGAAACTATTAGCTGGTTAGAAAATGAACTAAAACGCCACGAGGGTACTCTTGTTGTTATCTCTCACGATAGACACTTTCTTAACTCTGTTGTTACAAATATTCTTGATGTTGATTACCAAAAAATTCGTGAGTTCACTGGAACTTATGATGATTGGTATATTGCTGCAAATGTTATAGCAAAACAAAACGAACTCAACAATGCTAAAAAAGAAAAAGAAAAAGATGAACTAGAAGCTTTTGTTAGACGTTTCTCCGCAAATGCTTCTAAAGCAAAACAGGCAACTTCAAGACAGAAAAAACTTGATAAGCTTGTTATTGAAGATATTAAACCATCTTCAAGAAGAGATCCAAGCATCGTGTTTAAAGCTAAAAGAGTTATGGGTGATGAAGCACTAAATATTATAGGCATAAATCATACTTACCCTGATGGAACTGAAGTTTTAAAAGATATAAATCTTAAGTTCGATCCTGATGAAAAGGTAGCACTTATAGGACCAAATGGTGCAGGAAAAACAACTCTTCTTAAAATCATAATGGAAGAGATGAAACCAAGTTCTGGAGAAGTTCATTGGGGTGCTACTATTGAAAACTCATATTTTCCACAAGATACGGCTGATACTATCAAAGGAGATGGAACTCTCTATGATTGGTTAAGAGCATTTGATCCTAAGCGTGATATTGCTGAGATTAGAAACTGTCTTGGACGTATGCTTTTTAATGGTGAACAACAAGAAAAATCCGTTGTTAGCATCTCAGGTGGAGAAAAACACAGAATGATGCTTAGTAAGATGATGCTTGAGGGTGGAAATTTTTTGGTTCTTGATGAACCTTCAAATCACTTAGACTTAGAAGCTATTGTGGCACTTGGAGAAGCACTTTTGGACTTTAAAGGAAACGTTATCTGTGTATCTCATGACCGTGAACTTTTAGATGCTTTTGCTAGTCGCATTATAGAAATTCATGCAGATGGAAGTGTTACAGACTTTAAAGGTTCATACGAAGAGTATGCTCAAACAAAAGAAAAATAA